A genomic stretch from Salarias fasciatus chromosome 10, fSalaFa1.1, whole genome shotgun sequence includes:
- the pimreg gene encoding uncharacterized protein pimreg, which translates to MASTMMDGVGKVMVGVWRAHTVLDESDEAESSPDAPDRFRKLRSSSSLNSLRMSLRKRLPLRSVQTNSLPETLTGETPEEQAKPSTVRKFTRSARNSITEVYQRFQRNREFTRENCLVATPGRDGENASGSTSCTPKRTPARATTPRRTPRSTARPGSTPGSRRKKTPEASVRGVKTGGGRRQLVRMAALRSPFASPNTQNQRLKFDHDLESVSTGLRKLKHLSKAFDDLIGRDDRSGAGQRSGGAVMRKLDPSGKLCPSNLTRRATKLSDRLEGWANTAVNTIRKPN; encoded by the exons ATGGCGTCTACAATGATGGATGGGGTTGGTAAAGTGATGGTTGGAGTCTGGCGGGCACACACAGTCCTGGATGAGTCTGATGAGGCAGAAAGCTCCCCGGATGCTCCAGACCGTTTCCGCAAGCTTCGGTCTTCGTCTTCACTCAACTCCCTGCGAATGTCTCTGCGCAAGCGGCTCCCACTGCGCTCTGTGCAGACCAATTCCCTTCCAGAGACTCTGACCGGAGAAACCCCGGAGGAGCAAGCAAAACCCAGCACGGTTCGCAAATTCACTCGCAGTGCCAGGAACTCCATCACTGAAGTTTACCAG AGGTTCCAGAGGAACAGAGAGTTCACTCGTGAGAATTGTTTGGTAGCGACTCCGGGTCGTGATGGAGAAAATGCTTCTGGTTCCACCTCGTGCACCCCAAAGCGTACACCCGCCCGTGCTACAACACCCAGACGCACTCCCAGATCCACAGCCAGGCCCGGGAGTACTCCGGGAtctagaaggaaaaaaactccCGAAGCATCTGTGCGTGGAGTGAAAacaggtggaggaaggaggcaACTGGTCCGTATGGCTGCATTACGAAGTCCTTTTGCTTCTCCCAACACGCAGAACCAGAGACT AAAATTTGACCACGATTTGGAGTCAGTTTCCACTGGACTCAGGAAGCTGAAGCATCTGTCAAAGGCCTTTGACGATCTTATTGGCAGAGATGACAG ATCCGGTGCGGGGCAACGTTCTGGTGGAGCTGTGATGAGAAAGTTAGACCCCAGCGGTAAACTCTGTCCCTCAAACCTCACGCGTCGAGCCACAAAGCTTTCGGACAGGCTGGAGGGCTGGGCCAACACGGCTGTGAACACTATTCGCAAACCTAACTAA